Genomic DNA from Modestobacter versicolor:
GTCCTGCCAGGCCGGCCGGTCACCCTGCGGGCGGCCACCGGAGGACTGCGGACGCCCACCACCGGGGCTGCGGTCCTGCCACTCACGGCGCGGGCCACCCGAGGACTGCGGACGGTCCCCACCGGGCCGGCGGTCCTGCCAGGCGGGACGGTCACCCTGCGGGCGGCCACCGGAGGACTGCGGACGCCCACCACCGGGGCTGCGGTCCTGCCACTCACGGCGCGGGCCACCCGAGGACTGCGGACGGTCCCCGCCGGGCCGGCGGTCCTGCCAGGCCGGACGATCCCCCTGCGGGCGGCCACCCGACGACTGCGGTCGGCCACCCTGCGCACGCTCGCCGCCCTGCGGACGGCCACGCTGCGGACGGTCGCCACCCTGCGGTCGGTCACGCTGCGGGCGCTCGCCAGCCGGGCGGCGCCCCCACTCACCGCCGGCGGCACCACCACGGGCGCGGTAAGCATCGTCACGTGACGACCCGCCACGGGAGGGTGCGCCCTCGTTCCCCTCCACCGGGCGGGATCCGCGGTGGCCGGCCGGGCGCTGCGGACGGCCGCCGGCACCCTGGCGGGAACCGCCGCCGCTCGTGCCACGGGGACCGCCGCCGCTGCCGCGGCCTCCGGCTGAGCCACCCGGCCCACGTCGAGGAGAAGTCATGATCTGTTGGTACCTCACTGGTGAACGGCGCACGCCCGGTGGGGGCACCTGAACGGCATCGCATCCACCCTGCCGAGCTGCGGAGCAGCACGGCACGGTCGGTCGACGAAAGCGGACAAACGCACGAAACGGGAGCCGGAGCGCGATGCTCCGACCCCCGTTTCGTTGAGTTATGTCCGGCGGCGTCCTACTCTCCCACCCAGTCCCCCGGGCAGTACCATCGGCGCTGAAAGGCTTAGCTTCCGGGTTCGGAATGAGACCGGGCGTTTCCCTTTCGCCATGACCGCCGTAACACTGTGAACTTGTCCCCCACCCCACACCCGACCCACGCGACCAGAACACAAAGCTCTGGTGGTGAATCAGGGGGGTGGGTTCCGTACGTTCAGAACCACACAGTGGACGCGAGACAAACACATAGCTGGATGATGTGTGGTCAAGCCCTCGGCCTATTAGTACCGGTCAGCTCCACGCATTGCTGCGCTTCCACCTCCGGCCTATCAACCCGCTGGTCTGGGCGGGGGCCTTACCCGGTTGACCCGGTGAGAGACCTCATCTTGAAGCGAGCTTCCCGCTTAGATGCTTTCAGCGGTTATCCCTGCCGAACGTAGCCAACCAGCAGTGCTCCTGGCGGAACAACTGGCACACCAGAGGTTCGTCCGTCCCGGTCCTCTCGTACTAGGGACAGCTCTTCTCAAGTCTCTTACGCGCGCGGCGGATAGGGACCGAACTGTCTCACGACGTTCTAAACCCAGCTCGCGTACCGCTTTAATGGGCGAACAGCCCAACCCTTGGGACCTACTCCAGCCCCAGGATGCGACGAGCCGACATCGAGGTGCCAAACCATCCCGTCGATATGGACTCTTGGGGAAGATCAGCCTGTTATCCCCGGGGTACCTTTTATCCGTTGAGCGACACCGCTTCCACATGCCGGTGCCGGGTCACTAGTCCCAGCTTTCGCTCCTGCTCGACCCGTCGGTCTCGCAGTCAAGCTCCCTTGTGCACTTGCACTCGACACCTGATTGCCAACCAGGCTGAGGGAACCTTTGGGCGCCTCCGTTACATTTTGGGAGGCAACCGCCCCAGTTAAACTACCCACCTGACACTGTCCCTGATCCGGATCACGGACCGAGGTTAGACATCCAATTCGACCAGAGTGGTATTTCAACGATGACTCCACGAACACTGGCGTGCCCGCTTCACAGTCTCCCACCTATCCTACACAAGCCGAACCGAACACCAATATCAAGCTATAGTGAAGGTCCCGGGGTCTTTCCGTCCTGCCGCGCGTAACGAGCATCTTTACTCGTAGTGCAATTTCGCCGAGCCTGTGGTTGAGACAGCTGAGAAGTCGTTACGCCATTCGTGCAGGTCGGAACTTACCCGACAAGGAATTTCGCTACCTTAGGATGGTTATAGTTACCACCGCCGTTTACTGGCGCTTGAGTTCTGAGCTTCGCCCCGAAGAGCTAACCCGTCCCCTTAACGTTCCAGCACCGGGCAGGCGTCAGTCCGTATACATCGTCTTTCGACTTCGCACGGACCTGTGTTTTTAGTAAACAGTCGCTTCTCACTGGTCTCTGCGGCCACCCACCGCTGCCCACCGCAAGGGTGATGACAGTGAATGGCCCCCCTTCTCCCGAAGTTACGGGGGCATTTTGCCGAGTTCCTTAACCACAGTTCGCTCGATCGCCTTGGTATTCTCTACCTGACCACCTGAGTTGGTTTGGGGTACGGGCCGCTAAGAACTCGCTAGAGGCTTTTCTCGGCAGCATAGGATCATCCAATTCGCCTCATTCGGCTATGCGTCAGGCCTCACCCTCGTGTCCGACGGATTTACCTATCGGACGGGCCACACCCTTGCACCGGTACTACCACTCACCGGTAGGACTACCTTCCTGCGTCACCCCATCGCTTGCCTACTACCAGTCCAGGTCCCGCGCTCCCCCGGATCAGACCCGAAGGTCAGTCACCGGCTTTGGGCGGTTAGTATCGCTGGGTTCAGCATGGGCGTTCTTTCGCGGGTACGGGAATATCAACCCGTTGTCCATCGACTACGCCTGTCGGCCTCGCCTTAGGTCCCGACTCACCCTGGGCGGATTAGCCTGGCCCAGGAACCCTTGGTCATCCGGCGGGGGAGTTTCTCACTCCCCTTTCGCTACTCATGCCTGCATTCTCACTCGTGTGGCGTCCACGGCTGGATCACTCCGCCGCTTCAATCGCCACACGACGCTCCCCTACCCATCCACACACCTGGCCGCCACCCGAAGGCGACGACGGGTTCATGTGAATGCCACAGCTTCGGCGGTGTGCTTGAGCCCCGCTACATTGTCGGCGCGGAACCACTTGACCAGTGAGCTATTACGCACTCTTTCAAGGGTGGCTGCTTCTAAGCCAACCTCCTGGTTGTCACTGCGATCCCACATCCTTTTCCACTTAGCACACGCTTAGGGGCCTTAGCTGATGATCTGGGCTGTTTCCCTCTCGACTACGAACCTTATCGCCCGCAGTCTCACTGCCACGCTCTCACTTACCGGCATTCGGAGTTTGGTTGACTTCAGTAAGCTTGTGGGCCCCCTAGGCCATCCAGTGCTCTACCTCCGGCAAGAAACGCGTGACGCTGCACCTAAATGCATTTCGGGGAGAACCAGCTATCACCGAGTTTGATTGGCCTTTCACCCCTACCCACAGCTCATCCCCTCCATTTTCAACTGAAGTGGGTTCGGTCCTCCACGCGGTCTTACCCGCGCTTCAACCTGGCCATGGGTAGATCACTCGGCTTCGGGTCTAGAGCACGCGACTGTGCCGCCCTGTTCGGACTCGCTTTCGCTACGGCTACCCCACACGGGTTAACCTCGCCACGTACCGCTAACTCGCAGGCTCATTCTTCAAAAGGCACGCAATCACCCCCACGCACAAGTGCGCATAAGGCTCTCACGGCTTGTAGGCACACGGTTTCAGGTACTATTTCACTCCCCTCCCGGGGTACTTTTCACCTTTCCCTCACGGTACTTGTCCGCTATCGGTCACCAGGGAGTATTTAGGCTTAGCGGGTGGTCCCGCCAGATTCACACCGAATTTCACGGGCTCGGTGCTACTTGGGATACAACTCGGGAGGCCTTGTGTTTTCGTGTACGGGGCTCTCACCCTCTACGGCGACCCCTTCCAGAGGCCTTCCACTAACACAAGACTTTCTGACTCCCTGCACCCTCGGCAGAAGGCACTGAATCGTCCCACGACCCCGACCACACAACGCCTGCCGGCTTGACATGCGATCGGTTTAGCCTCATCCGCTTTCGCTCGCCACTACTCACGGAATCACGGTTGTTTTCTCTTCCTGTGGGTACTGAGATGTTTCACTTCCCCACGTTCCCTCCACACGCCCTATGTGTTCAGGCGCGGGTCACACCACATGACTGGTGCGGGGTTCCCCCATTCGGAAATCCTCGGATCAACGCTCGGTTGACAGCTCCCCGAGGCTTATCGCAGCCTCCTACGTCCTTCATCGGCTCCTGGTGCCCAGGCATCCACCGTGTGCCCTTAACAACTTGACCACACAAACACCCACGCCCACCCACAACACAACGAGCCCAACCACCACCCCCACAAGGAGAGCCAGATGACCGGACCCGGAGACGTTCATGGATCAGCGCAGATATCCAGATACATACCTACAAACTTGCTAGATGCTCGCGTCCACTGTGCAGTTCTCAAAGTACGGAAAGTCACTCCACATCCCCCACCGCCAGACCCCGATGACAACCCTTCCAGGCACACCGGGCGGTACGACGAGCATGAAGCCCTCCGAGAAGAAACACCCACTCCCACCACGCAAGCAGCGGAGGCGGCCCGTTCCCTCAGGACCCAACAGCGTGCCTACGACCAGCCCCCCACCACCACCGCGTTCCACACCCACCCCAGAAGGGCAGGCCGTACTAGCAGCGACACCAGGTCACCAGCCGAACTGGTCAGCGTTCCACCCTCGAGCTCCGTCACGAACACCCGCACCCACCCGAAATTGGGCGAGCATCACGGTCCGTGCACGGCTCTGGACCAACCACCACGAGGAACCCCGTGCAATGGCCGGCCAGTGCTCCTTAGAAAGGAGGTGATCCAGCCGCACCTTCCGGTACGGCTACCTTGTTACGACTTCGTCCCAATCGCCGATCCCGCCTTCGACGGCTCCCTCCACAAGGGTTGGGCCACCGGCTTCGGGCGTTACCGACTTTCGTGACGTGACGGGCGGTGTGTACAAGGCCCGGGAACGTATTCACCGCAGCGTTGCTGATCTGCGATTACTAGCGACTCCAACTTCATGGGGTCGAGTTGCAGACCCCAATCCGAACTGAGACCGGCTTTTTGGGATTCGCTCCACCTCGCGGTATCGCAGCCCTTTGTACCGGCCATTGTAGCATGTTTGCAGCCCTAGACATAAGGGGCATGATGATTTGACGTCATCCCCACCTTCCTCCGAGTTGACCCCGGCAGTCTCCTATGAGTCCCCACCATAACGTGCTGGCAACATAGGACGAGGGTTGCGCTCGTTGCGGGACTTAACCCAACATCTCACGACACGAGCTGACGACAACCATGCACCACCTGTGCACGACCCGATAAAGGACCTGCCATCTCTGACAGATTTCCGTGCATGTCAAGCCTAGGTAAGGTTCTTCGCGTTGCATCGAATTAAGCAACATGCTCCGCCGCTTGTGCGGGCCCCCGTCAATTCCTTTGAGTTTTAGCCTTGCGGCCGTACTCCCCAGGCGGGGCGCTTAATGCGTTAGCTGCGGCACGGAGACCGTGGAATGGCCCCCACACCTAGCGCCCAACGTTTACGGCGTGGACTACCAGGGTATCTAATCCTGTTCGCTCCCCACGCTTTCGCTCCTCAGCGTCAGTTACTGCCCAGAGACCCGCCTTCGCCACCGGTGTTCCTCCTGATATCTGCGCATTTCACCGCTACACCAGGAATTCCAGTCTCCCCTGCAGTACTCTAGTTTGCCCGTATCGACTGCAGGCCCGAGGTTGAGCCTCGGGTTTTCACAGCCGACGTGACAGACCGCCTACGAGCTCTTTACGCCCAATAATTCCGGACAACGCTTGCACCCTACGTATTACCGCGGCTGCTGGCACGTAGTTGGCCGGTGCTTCTTCTGTAGGTACCGTCACTTTCGCTTCGTCCCTACTGAAAGAGGTTTACAACCCGAAGGCCGTCATCCCTCACGCGGCGTCGCTGCGTCAGGCTTTCGCCCATTGCGCAATATTCCCCACTGCTGCCTCCCGTAGGAGTCTGGGCCGTGTCTCAGTCCCAGTGTGGCCGGTCACCCTCTCAGGCCGGCTACCCGTCGTCGCCTTGGTGGGCCGTGACCCCACCAACAAGCTGATAGGCCGCGGGCCCATCCTCAGCCGATGAATCTTTCCACCACCAGACCATGCGGTCAGCGGTCACATCCGGTATTAGCACCAATTTCTTGGAGTTATCCCAGAGCTGAGGGCAGGTTGCCCACGTGTTACTCACCCGTTCGCCGCTAGGGCACCCCCCGAAGGAGGGCCTCGCTCGACTTGCATGTGTTAAGCACGCCGCCAGCGTTCGTCCTGAGCCAGGATCAAACTCTCCGTAGATGATTTGATCACAGGCTGAGACCGAGAGTTGGCACTCTCGTTCAATCAACCAAAGGAACCCAACGACATCCAAAGGACGCCGAATGGGGATTTGTTACTTGGCACTGACTTTCGGCACGCTGTTGAGTTCTCAAGGAGCGGACGCGCGAGGAACCAGACCCTCTCAGGCCTTCGTCCACGGCTTGTGTTGTCCTGCTCGGCGCCCGGTCCCGGCCTCGCGGTCGTTCCCGGCGCAGAGAGAAAGTTACGTGGCTGTCGGAGCCGTGTCAAACCCGGGGGTCGGTGACGCGCGCCACCTGGACGGAACGTCCCCGTCACCTGGCGTTCACACGCGACGAGGCCCTGCTCAGGCGGCCGGTCCGGCCCCCGGCCGGTGCACGCCGGCGACCGAGCGCTTGCCCCGGCGGAGCGCCAACCACCCACCGGGCAGCCAGTCCGACTCCGCCGGCACGGCCTCGGGGTCGGTGACCCGCTCGTTGTTCAGGTAGGCGCCGCCCTCCTTCACCGTGCGCCGCGCCTCGGACAGGCTGGACACGAGCCCGGTCCGCTGCAGCAGCACCGCCACGGTGGGGGTCTCCTCCCCCGCTGCCAGCTCGGTGCCACCGGCCTCGCCCAGCGCGGCGGTGAGCGTCCGCGGCCCGAGCGTGGAGAGCTCCTCCCGACCGAACAGGGCCCGCCCGGCCGCCTCGGCCTGGGCCAGCTCCTCGGCGCCGTGCACCAGCCGGGTGAGCTCCTCGGCGAGCGCCCGCTGCGGTGCCCGGGACGCCGGCCGCTCGAGGGACTCCGCGATCAGCGCCTCGACCTCCTCGGCCGGCCGCTCGGAGAACAGCGGCAGCCAGGCCCGTGCGTCGACGTCGTCGATGGTGAGCCAGTACTGGAAGAAGGCGTAGGGGCTCGTCAGCTCCGGGTCCAGCCAGACCGTCGCCCCCTCGGTCTTGCCGATCTTCTTGCCGTCCGCGGTGGTGATCAGCGGGGTGGACAGCGCGTGGGTGCCCGCGCCCTCGGTGCGGCGGACCAGGTCGACGCCGGCGGTGATGTTCCCCCACTGGTCGGAGCCACCGCTCTGCAGCGTGCAGCCGTGCCGGCGGAAGAGCTCGAGGAAGTCGTTGGCCTGCAGGATCTGGTAGCTGAACTCGGTGTAGCTGATCCCGGCGTCGCTGTTGAGCCGCGCGGACACCGCCTCCTTGGCCAGCATCCGGTTGACCCGGAAGTGCTTGCCGAGGTCGCGCAGGAAGTCCAACGCGGACAGCTGCCCGGTCCAGTCGAGGTTGTCCACGTAGACCGGGGCGCGCAGCCCCTCCTCGGCGGCCGGCCGGTCCAGGAAGGGGGCCACCCGCTGGCGGATCCGGTCCACCCAGGTCGCCACCGTGGCCGGGTCGTTGAGCACCCGCTCGGAGCTCATCCGCGGGTCGCCGATCAGCCCGGTCGCCCCGCCCACGAGCACGATCGGCTGGTGACCGGCCCGCTGCAGCGCCCGGAGCACCATGAACTGGATCAGGTGGCCGACGTGCAGGCTCTGCGCCGTCGGGTCGAAGCCGCAGTAGTAGGTCACCGGCCCCTCGGCGAGGTGGGCCCGCAGCGCCTCCTCGTCGGTGCTCTGGGCGATCAGCCCACGGCGGTGCAGCTCGTCGATCACGTCAGTCACGGCGTTGATCCTGCCTGGCGGCCCCGCGGCGGGGCTTCCCGCCCGCCCGGAACACGCTCACCGACGGCGCACCGGTCTCCCAGAATCGCCAGGGCAGCTCGGTCGCGACGCTGATCCCGACCCGCGGGCCGGCGGAGACCGCAGCCGGCGCCGGGCCCCGGTGCAGCCGCACGGCGGACGCCGGGTCGAGCAGGTCCGCGCCGCGGTCGTCCGGGCCGATGGCCAGCGCCTGGGTGAGCCGGGCCGGCCCGCGGGCCAGGTCGCGGGCCACCCGGGCGGCGGGCCGCCGCGACCGGGCCAGCGGCTCCCCCACCACCACCTCGCCGGCCCGCATCAGCACGGCCGACCCGCGACCGGCCGGGCCGACCACCACGTTGGCGCACCAGTGCACGCCGTAGCTGAAGTAGACGTAGAGCAGCCCGGGCGGGCCGAACATGATCTCCGCCCGCGGGGTGGGACCGCGGTGGGCGTGCGACGCCGGGTCCTCCCCCTGGCCCGAGTAGGCCTCGACCTCGGTCAGCCGCAGCGCGACCCGCCCCTCGGGCCGGTCGGTGACCACCCAGCAGCCCAGCAGCCGGGCGGCCACCTCGGCGACCGGCCCGAGCAGGTCCTCGGCCCGCAGCAGCGGACCGGGCTCGCCGGTCACCGAGCTCAGAGGGCCGCCGCCACCGGCGACCACGAGGCCCACTCGGTGTGCTGCCGGGCCAGCTCGGCCAGCGACCCCAGCTGCTCGGCGACCCGCTCGGGCGCCGTCCCGCCGCGGGCCTTGCGAGCGGCCAGCGCGCCCTCGACGTGCAGCACGCTGCGCACCTCGGGGGTGAGCCGCTCGTCGATGCCGGCCAGCTGCTCGTCGTCCAGCTCGTCGAGCTCGAGACCGGCCTCCTCGCAGAAGGCGACCATCTCCCCGCTGATCTCGTGGGCGGACCGGAACGGGACGCCGGAGGAGACCAGCCACTCCGCGACGTCGGTGGCCAGCGCGAAGCCCTGCGGCGCCGCGGCCTCCATCACCTCGGGGCGGAGCGTCAGGGTGGCGACCATGCCGGTGACCGCCGGCAGCAGCAGGAGCAGCTGCTCGACGGAGTCGAAGACCGGCTCCTTGTCCTCCTGCAGGTCGCGGTCGTAGGCCAGCGGCAGGCCCTTGAGCATGGTCAGCAGCCCGGTCAGGTTCCCGACGAAGCGGCCGGCCTTGCCCCGGGCCAGCTCGGCGATGTCCGGGTTCTTCTTCTGCGGCATGATCGACGACCCGGTCGCCCAGGCGTCGTCCAGCCGGGCCCAGCCGAACTCGGTCGAGGTCCAGAGCACGATCTCCTCGCCCAGCCGGGAGAGGTGGACGCCCAGCAGCGCGGCGACGAAGCAGAACTCGGCGGCGAAGTCGCGGTCGCTGACCGCGTCGATGCTGTTGTCCGACGCGCGGTCGAAGCCGAGCTCGGCGGCGACGGCGTCGGGGTCCAGCGCGAGCGAGGACCCGGCCAGCGCGCCGGAGCCCAGCGGGCTGACCGCGGCCCGCTTGTCCCAGTCCAGCAGCCGGTCGACGTCGCGGGAGATCGAGTGCGCGTGCGCCAGCAGCTGGTGGGCGATGAGCACCGGCTGGGCGTGCTGCAGGTGGGTCATGCCCGGTGCGGCGACGTCCCGGTAGCGCAGCGCCAGGCCGATCAGCGCGTACTCCAGGGAGGCCAGCTCGCCGACCAGCCGCCGCACGTTGTGCCGCAGGTACAGCCGCAGGTCGGTGGCCACCTGGTCGTTGCGGCTGCGGCCGGCGCGGAGCTTGCCGCCGAGCGTGCCCAGCTTGTCCAGCAGGCCGCGCTCGAGCGCCTCGTGCACGTCCTCGTCGGCCTCGATCGGCGCGAAGGTGCCGTCGGCGACCTCGGCCGACAGCTCGGTGAGCGCGCCGATCATCCGGGCCAGCTCGTCGACGGTGAGCAGCCCGGCCCGCTCCAGCACGCGGGCGTGCGCCCGCGAACCGGCCAGGTCGTAGGGCGCCAGCCGCCAGTCGACGTTGGTGGA
This window encodes:
- the tyrS gene encoding tyrosine--tRNA ligase: MTDVIDELHRRGLIAQSTDEEALRAHLAEGPVTYYCGFDPTAQSLHVGHLIQFMVLRALQRAGHQPIVLVGGATGLIGDPRMSSERVLNDPATVATWVDRIRQRVAPFLDRPAAEEGLRAPVYVDNLDWTGQLSALDFLRDLGKHFRVNRMLAKEAVSARLNSDAGISYTEFSYQILQANDFLELFRRHGCTLQSGGSDQWGNITAGVDLVRRTEGAGTHALSTPLITTADGKKIGKTEGATVWLDPELTSPYAFFQYWLTIDDVDARAWLPLFSERPAEEVEALIAESLERPASRAPQRALAEELTRLVHGAEELAQAEAAGRALFGREELSTLGPRTLTAALGEAGGTELAAGEETPTVAVLLQRTGLVSSLSEARRTVKEGGAYLNNERVTDPEAVPAESDWLPGGWLALRRGKRSVAGVHRPGAGPAA
- a CDS encoding DNA-3-methyladenine glycosylase translates to MTGEPGPLLRAEDLLGPVAEVAARLLGCWVVTDRPEGRVALRLTEVEAYSGQGEDPASHAHRGPTPRAEIMFGPPGLLYVYFSYGVHWCANVVVGPAGRGSAVLMRAGEVVVGEPLARSRRPAARVARDLARGPARLTQALAIGPDDRGADLLDPASAVRLHRGPAPAAVSAGPRVGISVATELPWRFWETGAPSVSVFRAGGKPRRGAARQDQRRD
- the argH gene encoding argininosuccinate lyase gives rise to the protein MTEGNAGSQTRLWGGRFGGGPSPAMAALSKSTNVDWRLAPYDLAGSRAHARVLERAGLLTVDELARMIGALTELSAEVADGTFAPIEADEDVHEALERGLLDKLGTLGGKLRAGRSRNDQVATDLRLYLRHNVRRLVGELASLEYALIGLALRYRDVAAPGMTHLQHAQPVLIAHQLLAHAHSISRDVDRLLDWDKRAAVSPLGSGALAGSSLALDPDAVAAELGFDRASDNSIDAVSDRDFAAEFCFVAALLGVHLSRLGEEIVLWTSTEFGWARLDDAWATGSSIMPQKKNPDIAELARGKAGRFVGNLTGLLTMLKGLPLAYDRDLQEDKEPVFDSVEQLLLLLPAVTGMVATLTLRPEVMEAAAPQGFALATDVAEWLVSSGVPFRSAHEISGEMVAFCEEAGLELDELDDEQLAGIDERLTPEVRSVLHVEGALAARKARGGTAPERVAEQLGSLAELARQHTEWASWSPVAAAL